From Meiothermus sp., a single genomic window includes:
- the argC gene encoding N-acetyl-gamma-glutamyl-phosphate reductase: MKRPTVFIDGEAGTTGLQIRARLQHRSDIELLSIDPAKRKDEAERKRLLNAVDVAILCLQDDLAQAAVGMLENPETRILDASSAHRVAEGWVYGFPELCPEQPEQIRQARFVSNPGCYPTGVIALLRPLVDAGLLPRSFAASVNAISGYSGGGRQLIDAMEGRGEHRLAGDYRAYGLELTHKHVPEMTLYSGLEHPPIFTPAVGRFRQGMLDFIPVHLWALPQKVTAAQLHEALAERYRGQRFVQVMPLETYGAHHPVLDPQALNGTNRLELFVFENPAREQALLVARFDNLGKGASGAAVQNLDLMLGLEGPHSYEYFGD, translated from the coding sequence ATGAAAAGACCCACCGTGTTTATTGATGGCGAGGCCGGCACCACTGGCCTGCAAATCCGGGCGCGCTTACAGCACCGCAGCGACATCGAGCTGCTCTCCATTGACCCCGCCAAGCGCAAAGATGAAGCCGAGCGCAAGCGCCTGCTGAACGCGGTGGACGTGGCTATCCTCTGCCTTCAGGACGACCTGGCCCAAGCGGCGGTGGGGATGCTAGAAAACCCCGAGACCCGCATTCTGGACGCGAGTTCGGCCCACCGGGTGGCCGAGGGCTGGGTGTATGGCTTTCCCGAGCTTTGCCCCGAGCAACCCGAGCAGATTCGCCAAGCCCGCTTTGTTTCCAACCCCGGCTGCTATCCCACCGGCGTGATTGCCCTGCTGCGCCCTTTGGTAGATGCTGGGCTTTTGCCCAGGAGCTTTGCGGCCTCGGTCAATGCCATCTCGGGCTACTCCGGAGGTGGGCGGCAGCTCATCGATGCGATGGAAGGTCGGGGTGAACACCGGCTGGCGGGGGACTACCGGGCCTATGGACTCGAGCTCACCCACAAACACGTGCCCGAGATGACGCTTTACTCAGGCCTCGAGCACCCCCCCATCTTCACCCCGGCAGTAGGGCGCTTCCGCCAGGGCATGCTGGATTTCATTCCCGTACACCTCTGGGCCCTGCCCCAAAAAGTAACCGCTGCCCAACTCCACGAAGCGCTTGCGGAACGCTATCGGGGCCAGCGTTTTGTGCAGGTGATGCCCCTGGAAACCTACGGGGCGCACCATCCGGTGCTCGACCCCCAAGCCCTGAACGGCACCAACCGGCTCGAGCTCTTCGTCTTCGAGAACCCCGCGCGCGAACAGGCCCTTCTGGTAGCCCGCTTCGACAACCTGGGCAAGGGCGCTTCGGGGGCGGCGGTGCAGAACCTCGACCTGATGCTAGGTCTGGAAGGCCCGCACAGCTATGAGTACTTTGGGGACTGA